A region of Lycium barbarum isolate Lr01 chromosome 1, ASM1917538v2, whole genome shotgun sequence DNA encodes the following proteins:
- the LOC132639458 gene encoding protein SGT1 homolog gives MASDLITKAKAAFIDDHFELAVDLTSQAIAITPNNPDLFVDRAQANIKLHNFTEAVADANKAIELDPSIAKAYLRKGLACMKLEEYQIAKEALETGASLAPGESRFTSLIKECDERIAVEAGELPELATVETSASVVTPAVSKSLDNIAAVPKDTQMAFNLSYEGTPAVKPKYRHEFYQKSEEVVVTIFAKGLPAKNVSVDFGEQILSVSIDIPGEDAYTFQPRLFSKIIPEKCRYEVMSTKIEIRLAKAEPIHWTSLEYTREVAVVQRPNVSSDRHKPSYPSSKLRSIDWDKLEALVKKEEKEEKLDGDAALNKFFREIYKDADEDARRAMMKSFVESNGTVLSTNWNEVGTKKVEGSPPDGMELKQWEY, from the exons ATGGCATCCGATCTCATAACTAAGGCTAAAGCAGCATTCATTGACGACCACTTTGAACTTGCCGTTGACCTTACTTCTCAAGCCATTGCTATCACTCCTAATAACCCTGACCTTTTCGTTGATCGCGCTCAGGCTAATATCAAACTTCATAACTTCACTG AAGCCGTTGCTGATGCAAACAAGGCTATTGAGTTAGATCCATCAATTGCAAAAGCATATCTGCGCAAGGG TTTGGCCTGTATGAAGCTTGAAGAGTACCAAATTGCAAAGGAAGCATTGGAAACTGGTGCTTCTTTAGCACCAGGAGAATCAAGGTTCACTAGCTTAATTAAAGAATGTGATGAACGCATTGCAG TGGAAGCTGGAGAACTGCCTGAGCTTGCAACAGTTGAAACCTCAGCAAGTGTTGTCACTCCCGCTGTATCAAAGTCATTGGATAATATTGCTGCTGTTCCAAAAGATACTCAAATGGCTTTCAACTTATCCTATGAAGGAACACCTGCTGTCAAACCAAAGTACAG GCATGAATTCTATCAGAAATCAGAGGAGGTGGTGGTAACCATATTTGCCAAGGGCTTACCTGCCAAGAATGTTTCAGTTGACTTTGGCGAACAAATA CTTAGTGTTAGCATTGATATACCAGGCGAAGATGCTTACACTTTCCAGCCTAGGTTGTTCAGTAAG ATAATACCTGAAAAATGCAGATATGAAGTCATGTCTACAAAAATTGAGATTCGCCTTGCTAAAGCTGAACCTATACACTGGACATCTCTTGAGTATACCAGGGAAGTTGCTGTAGTACAGAGGCCAAATGTGTCATCAG ACCGCCATAAGCCTAGCTACCCTTCCTCTAAATTGAGATCCATCGATTGGGATAAACTAGAGGCTCTAGTGAAAAAGGAG gaaaaagaagagaaattggATGGAGATGCAGCATTGAACAAGTTTTTCCGAGAAATTTACAAAGATGCTGATGAGGATGCAAGAAGAGCCATGATGAAATCATTT GTGGAATCTAATGGGACTGTTCTGTCAACAAACTGGAATGAGGTTGGTACGAAGAAGGTGGAAGGAAGCCCTCCAGATGGCATGGAGCTGAAGCAATGGGAATACTAG